CGGCAAGAACGCGGTGAACGTGATTGCCCTGCCTGCGTCTGCGCCCTTTGACCCAGCCACCCAGATCCACTCAGCACAGCGAGTCCAGGTAGCAGGAACAACGGGCTATTACGGCGCCGTTGCCGCGGGCGTTTCCGGCGCAAGCATGAAGTACGGACCGTCGAAGGCCACCCTTGCCTGGCAAGCGCCAAACGGCACATGGCTCTTCATACAAGGAATGAACGAGGGCGTAAACCTGCCTGCCGCGACTCTCGTGAGCCGCGCCCAGGAATTGAACGTCGTGGCGGCACCAGCCCCCCTGCCCCGGATCCCGTTCCGCGTCGGATGGCTCCCAGCGGGGCTGACCGTGACCTCCGTCGAAGCACAGCCTGGCGCTGCGGGCACCGTCGTGGGGCTCACTTCGGGAAGCAACACCGTCACGATCAATGTCGCCGCCGGTACGGTCGGTGCCGAAGCGGGCCGGCTTGACGGCACATCTGATGACACCAGCGCCCAACGCAGTGTCGGGAACGTCGCCATAACGATCCACGCCCACGGCTACACCCAGTCCGACACCCAGAAGATCCTCAACAATCTCGATCTCAGCAAGCTCCCCGGCGCCCCGTCGACCTGGTGGAGCCTGACCGAAGCCTTCAACGACTAAACTCACCGGCTGATGTTCATACGCGCCAACGGGCAACGCACAGGATCGTGCGGGAAGTCGATCTCACGTACCACCGCTCGGAACGTCGAACGACGGTATGGCGCCGCAGAACGCTTATCCGCGCTTACGGCCGTTCGACGTATCCGCGAACCCAGACCTTCCCGGTTCGAATCGCATCGACCGCTACACTCGGTCCGGCGTGGGCCTGACCTACCTGGAATGGTTTGCTTCGCCAAGCGGCCAGGTCTGCGCCTCGCCGAGTGCCCATGGTGTTGCCCGGTGATGTCGGCGGGAATCTACCCAGGCGGCCACCGGCCGATTGTCAGTTATCGACATCACCGTGCCGTGCGCTTTGGCGACGTCGCTGATGGCAGCGGGCTCGTTGCAGTGCGGGCCAGTTGCCTCCAGCGTCGACATCGCAGGAGCACCCAGCCGCGCCCCCAGGCCGTCGCACCGGCCGAACTCGCCGGCAGAACTGCCAGAGCAACAAGGTCATCACCTGTTCGATCGCGGCGCGGCTCGTGAATTCGTCGATGTCGACGCCGCCGAGGACCAGTGGCTGGCCCTGGAGTAGAAGCTGTTCCTGACGGCGTCCGACACGATGGAAGTGCCAGACTGCGGCAGAGGTTGTCCCGGGTCTCGTAGAAGTTGAGGTGGCGGTCCCCCGCTCGATGCCTGCCGCGTGGTAGGTGTCGGGCTTCCGCCAAGAAGTTCGACAAGAAGGGGACCGCCGTGACCAAGAACTACCAGAAGAAGACGCCGATGACGAGCGCCGAGCTGCGGCTCGCGTTGCCGGAGACGGTGAGTGTGGCGATGGCCGAGATCGCCGAGAACGTGCAGGATGGGCTGCTCGCGCTTGCGGTTGGTGCTGGCCTGCAGGTGATGGCGACGATGATGGCCGAGGACGTGAGTGCGGTGTGCGGGCCGAAGGGCAAGCACGACCCGGCGCGCACCGCGGTGCGCCACGGCACCGAGGCCGGCTCGGTCACCTTGGGCGGGCGGCGGGTGCCGATCGAGCGGCCGAGAGTGCGCGCGAGCGACGGGAGCGGGGAGCTGCCGGTGCCGGCGTATGAGCTGTTCTCCTCCACCGAGGTGCTGGGCCGGATGGCGATGGAACGGATGCTCGGCGGCTTGTCGTCGCGTCGTTACCCGGTCGGGCTGGAACCGGTCGGGCAGCGGGTCGAACGCTCTGCTCGTTCGACGAGCAAGTCCGCGGTCAGCCGCCGGTTCGTCGCCGCGACCGAGACCGCGCTGGGCGAGCTGTTGTCCGCGGACCTGTCCGGCCTGGACCTCGTCGCGTTGATGATCGACGGCGTGCACGTCGGCGAGCACTTGTGCGTGGTCGCGCTCGGGATCGGCATCGACGGCGTCAAGCATCCACTCGGACTGGCCGAGGGCTCCACGGAGAACACCAGCGTGGTCACCGATCTGCTGACCGGACTGCGCGATCGCGGCCTGGACACCACCCGCCCGATCCTGGTGGGCATCGACGGCGGCAAGGCCCTGCGCGCCGCAGTCATCCGAGTCTTCGACCACCCGGTGATCCAGAGATGCCAACTGCACAAGTTGAGGAACGTGGCCGACAAGCTGTCCGATCACCTCGCCTCGACGGTGACCAAGCGGATGCGCGCGGCCTACCACGCCGAGTCCGCGATCGTCGCCGAGGCGCAGCTCGAGGCGCTGGCGAAGGAGCTGGAGCGAACCCACCCCGGCGCTGCGGCGTCGCTGCGCGAGGGCCTGGCCGAGACGTTGACCGTGCTGCGGCTGGGCGTGTCGCCGACGCTGGCTCGCACGCTGCGTTCGACCAACAGCATCGAGTCGATGATCTCGATCGCCCGCAACCACTCGATGAACGTGAAGAACTGGCAGAACGGCACCATGGCGCTGCGCTGGTGCGCCGCCGGGATGAACGAGGCGAGCAAGCAGTTCCGCCGCGTCAACGGCCACCTGCACCTGCCCGCACTACGCGCCGCACTCGACGCGCACGTCGCCGCGCAAACTGTCGGTGCCCTGCGTCATGATGAACCCGTGATCGCCGCCTGACGATCATGCCGACCGCCACCGAAATTCAACGGAGCGCGGGACAACCTGCTGCGGCACGTCGTACGCGCACTGCCCTGCGCCTGGGCGAGCGGCCAAGGTGTGCGTCGACACCGGGCATCACGCGCCAGGAACGAACATCGAGTTCATCGTCGCGTTCTTGCTGCGCGAGCAGAAAGCTCGGCGCGTACGACTTCAGTTGCCGGCTCTACACGGCACACGACACGATCGTCGGCGCCGCCGACCGGTCCAGCTGTTCCGGATCCTGTTCGAGGCGCGGGTTCGCGGCGGATTCGAGCCGGGCGCAGGCATTGCGTTCATGCTCGACCAATGCCAGAACACCAATGCCACAACATAGAGCCCAAAAACCCGCGGTCAGATCCGGTCGGTGCTGAACGTGCAGGAGGCGACGGAGAAGGTGCTGATCGTTTGACCTGGACGCGCTCGCGGCGCGGGGGCCTAAGCGTGCCGTCGCTCTACGACGAGGCGATCACCACTCCGGGCGGCGACGTTCTGACCGACGTCGACGAAGCCGCCGAGCGGCTCCGCGAAATCCTGCGCGCGATCGAGGCGTCGGCGGATGATGCAAGATGAGGCCGAACCTGCACCGGTTCGGCGGCGAAGGAGGCCTGCAGCGCGCGCGCACGGCTTGCACGGCGAGCGCTAGGTACGGGACAAGAGACATACCTCAGTGTTAGGACTTGGCCATGGACACGGTTGATCAGGAGCATGGCGGTCTTCGGCCCCGCCGCCGACGAGCTGCTGTCGAGGATTTGTGGCGCAAGCGCGACGGCAGCCCGTCCGCTCGCGCGGGCCGCGGGCTGCGCTGGCGCGCCCGGTACGTCGACGACACGGGAACCGAGCGCAGTCAGGCATTCGAGCGCAAGGTCGACGCACAGCGCTGGCTCGATGCCGTCACCGCGTCCCTGATCCGCGGCGACCACGTCACGCCGAGGTCGGCCAGGATGACGGTGGGGGAGTGGGCCGATACCTGGCTCGCCGGGTACAGCCGCCGGGCCTCGACCATTCGGCAGGCCGAGGTACACATCAAGGTCATCAAGGCCACGTTCGGCAGGGTGCCGCTGTCCGCGGTGAAGCCGTCCGACGTGAAGCACTGGACGAAAACACTCAAGGTCGCGGGCCGCTCGGACTCCTACGTCTACGCGTTGCACTCCCGGCTCTCACAGCTGTTCAGCGATGCCGTGCATGACGGGATTATGCCGCGTAACCCGTGCTCACGGCGCACGTCACCGGGCACCGGGAAGCCGCGTCCCTACGTCGCGACGACGGCGCAGGTGT
This genomic stretch from Jatrophihabitans cynanchi harbors:
- a CDS encoding site-specific integrase; amino-acid sequence: MDTVDQEHGGLRPRRRRAAVEDLWRKRDGSPSARAGRGLRWRARYVDDTGTERSQAFERKVDAQRWLDAVTASLIRGDHVTPRSARMTVGEWADTWLAGYSRRASTIRQAEVHIKVIKATFGRVPLSAVKPSDVKHWTKTLKVAGRSDSYVYALHSRLSQLFSDAVHDGIMPRNPCSRRTSPGTGKPRPYVATTAQVWALYYAVPDGIRPAILLGAHAGLRLAEAAALRPEDIDFMRGIVSPVIQWPAEPLKSDASRTPIPIPNELALELSAAVAAGEGLTIVTNELGRPAGPWAIERAMREARVEIEGLPAGFRFHDLRHYFASLLIASGLDVKTVQARVRHASAKTTLDTYGHLWPDRDESSRAAVAAVYAARSDSPAYPLRTGDAEGGQ
- a CDS encoding IS256 family transposase; this encodes MTKNYQKKTPMTSAELRLALPETVSVAMAEIAENVQDGLLALAVGAGLQVMATMMAEDVSAVCGPKGKHDPARTAVRHGTEAGSVTLGGRRVPIERPRVRASDGSGELPVPAYELFSSTEVLGRMAMERMLGGLSSRRYPVGLEPVGQRVERSARSTSKSAVSRRFVAATETALGELLSADLSGLDLVALMIDGVHVGEHLCVVALGIGIDGVKHPLGLAEGSTENTSVVTDLLTGLRDRGLDTTRPILVGIDGGKALRAAVIRVFDHPVIQRCQLHKLRNVADKLSDHLASTVTKRMRAAYHAESAIVAEAQLEALAKELERTHPGAAASLREGLAETLTVLRLGVSPTLARTLRSTNSIESMISIARNHSMNVKNWQNGTMALRWCAAGMNEASKQFRRVNGHLHLPALRAALDAHVAAQTVGALRHDEPVIAA